In Acipenser ruthenus chromosome 15, fAciRut3.2 maternal haplotype, whole genome shotgun sequence, a genomic segment contains:
- the LOC117973917 gene encoding arrestin domain-containing protein 1-like, whose translation MGKLQHFDITFNNNKVVYGPGESISGTVTIFLNNPLPFKVIKVNCGGLCGVSSKMNDTTWTVEEPYFNSTLTLADKGTLPAGEHTYTFQFLLPVSAPTSFEGSFGKITYRMRAVIDTPRFAKDYKVQKPFYLLSLLNLNEVPDIEQPSTATTTKKFSYLLVKTGTVTLTASSDLRGYTPGQVIKLSMELYNKSGKDTGSIIASLIQKVTYKSKRAIYDLRTIAEVEGAGVKGGKNAEWKEQIIVPPLPQSDLRGCTLIEIDYFIQVSLKYPEVQVTLPIYIGNISINSPPITPSRPPRPAPPVHHSVTPSAPPVEDDLASGMDSEAIPTKSHSQQQSYGDQPLPAFSPTSFSYAPGLSFPEHSQSDPSGTSTGPLFCVSTGNTIPYFTEGAAAPVPTACPLILPPEYSTWGHPYESPPSYEDSCSSSTDGR comes from the exons TCATTAAAGTGAACTGCGGGGGATTGTGTGGCGTCTCGAGCAAGATGAACGACACCACGTGGACAGTGGAGGAACCCTACTTCAACAGCACACTGACACTGGCAGATAAAG GCACTCTTCCTGCAGGGGAGCACACCTACACGTTCCAGTTTCTACTACCAG tcTCTGCCCCGACCTCGTTCGAAGGCTCGTTTGGGAAGATCACGTACCGCATGAGAGCGGTGATTGACACGCCTCGCTTCGCAAAGGACTACAAGGTCCAGAAGCCCTTCTACCTGCTGAGCCTGCTCAACCTCAACGAGGTCCCTGATATCGAG CAGCCCAGCACAGCCACCACCACGAAGAAGTTCAGCTACCTGCTGGTGAAGACGGGCACGGTGACACTGACAGCGAGCAGCGACCTGCGAGGGTACACCCCGGGACAGGTGATCAAGCTCTCCATGGAGCTGTACAACAAGTCAGGCAAGGACACGGGCAGCATCATCGCCAGCCTCATCCAG AAAGTGACGTACAAGTCGAAGCGGGCGATCTACGACCTGCGCACCATCGCGGAGGTGGAGGGGGCGGGGGTGAAGGGTGGGAAGAACGCAGAGTGGAAGGAGCAGATCATCGTGCCCCCCCTGCCCCAGTCCGATCTGAGGGGCTGCACCCTCATTGAGATCGACTACTTCATCCAG GTTTCTTTGAAGTATCCGGAGGTGCAGGTGACATTACCCATCTACATCGGGAACATCTCCATCAACAGCCCCCCCATCACCCCCTCCCGACCCCCCAGGCCTGCCCCCCCGGTCCACCACAGCGTGACCCCCAGCGCCCCCCCTGTGGAGGACGACCTGGCCAGCGGGATGGACAGCGAGGCGATCCCCACCAAGAGCCACTCCCAGCAGCAATCCTACGGAGACCAGCCCCTGCCCGCCTTCTCCCCCACATCCTTCAGCTACGCCCCGGGCCTCAGCTTCCCCGAGCACTCTCAGTCAGACCCCAGCGGGACCTCCACTGGGCCCCTCTTCTGCGTCTCCACGGGGAACACCATCCCGTATTTCACCGAGGGAGCCGCGGCCCCCGTCCCGACAGCCTGTCCCCTCATCCTGCCTCCTGAGTACAGCACCTGGGGTCACCCCTACG AGTCTCCTCCGTCCTACGAagacagctgcagcagcagcactgatggGAGGTAG